The Neoarius graeffei isolate fNeoGra1 chromosome 23, fNeoGra1.pri, whole genome shotgun sequence genome segment tactggtaccttgttgtgtcctgtttgatcccagtcctgatggacacctctagtctcaaccagatgctcagtGAACCTTACTGGCAAACTTTCTTAGGATAATTTGTATACAGTActaatgtactgtatatggtCTTGGATAGACACACACAGATTGCAcacacatttgggcctcatttcttcctgttgtgttttctctactcccagactgtgaagtctgcaaatccttcttcctcaacaaatgcgaggttcatggaccacccctcttcatccccgatactcctgttcccatgggagtccctgaccgagccagacaaacacttccttctgggctagaaatccagaagtccagtattcctgatgcaggcctgggagtgtttaataagggggagactgttccagtaggtgcacacttcggcccctgccagggagagctggtgaaccgagaggaagccaagaacagtggagactcctcggttgtgagtttgtcataaattttataataaagattgtatatttttatgtAGCAAAATATGATGACAAGATGAAGGTAGCTCCAATTAATATCAATTTCTTCTTGCAGATGATGTGTGGAGTAGTGGTGTAAATCGCAAGTTTGAGCACAATGCGGTCCGACATCGGTTCTTTTAGCCAGTGTGGTGGAACTTGCCTGTTAATAAAAATACTAGTAACACCTCAGTGCtcaagttgtctgtgtctatgcgtcagccctgtgatgacctggcaacttgtccagggtgtacc includes the following:
- the LOC132871953 gene encoding histone-lysine N-methyltransferase PRDM7-like isoform X3; the protein is MKTETSMDGETSEACVKKEETLELNIYKYGDDLDNPPEGLSVKVEDPDDKDHLYCEVCKSFFLNKCEVHGPPLFIPDTPVPMGVPDRARQTLPSGLEIQKSSIPDAGLGVFNKGETVPVGAHFGPCQGELVNREEAKNSGDSSVMMCGVVV